Within the Acuticoccus sediminis genome, the region AACACGGCCGTGGCGCTCCTGAAGTCCAAGCCCGGCGGGGCCGGGTTCGCCGGGCTCGCCAACGCGGTGCTGCGCCGGATGGTGCGCGAGCGGGACAGCCTGCTCGCGACCCTGCCGCTGGAGGCGAACACGCCGGCCTGGCTCTGGTCGCGCTGGGTCGCGTCCTGGGGGGCGGATGCCGCCGCGGCCCTCGCCGCCATCCACCGCGAGGAGCCGACCCTCGACCTTGCCTTCGCCGGACCGGACGTTCCGCGCCCCGAGGGCTCCGTCGCGCTGCCGACGGGCGGGGCACGGCTCCCGGCCTCTGACGTGACCGCCATCGACGGCTACGGCGAGGGGGGCTGGTGGGTGCAGGACGCCGCCGCCCAGCTTCCGGCGCTCGTCGTCGGCGACGTCGCCGGCAAGCGCGTCCTCGACATGTGCGCGGCGCCGGGCGGCAAGACGATGCAGCTCGCCGCCGCCGGCGCCACCGTCACCGCGATGGAGATCGACCCCGACCGCGCCGAGCGGCTCCGCGAGAACCTCGCCCGGACGCGCCTTTCGGACCGCGTCGAGGTGGTCGTCGCCGACGCGATGGACGCCGAGGGCAGCTTCGACGCCGTCCTCCTCGATGCGCCGTGCTCTGCGACCGGGACGCTGCGCCGCCAGCCCGACGTCGCGTTCTCCAAGTCGGAAAAGGACATCGGCCTCCTCGCGCACCTGCAGAAGAACCTTCTGCGCCGCGCCGCGGAGTGCGTCGCCCCGGGCGGCATTCTCGTCTATGCGACCTGCTCGATCGAGCCGGACGAGGGCGAGCGGCAGGTGGAGTTCGCGAGGAGCGCGCTCCCGTCGCTGGCCCTCGCGCCGATCCCCGAGGGCGCCGCGAGCCCCTTCGTCACGGCGGAAGGGGTGATGCGGACACTGCCGTCCATGTCCATCGGCGGCGAGCGCGGCCTCGACGGCTTCTTCGCCGCCCGCTTCCAGCGCACGGCGTAAGGTCCGCCCCGCCCGGGCGGGGTCGCTCCCGAAGCGGCGGAGCGCGTGGCCGGCGCCGGATCGCGCGCTGGATGCGCCAATGGGCTTGGGACCGATGTGGCTCGCGGCTTGCAGGCTGCGGGCGCATCACGGTACTCCTCGACAGCTCGCGTGCACGTTCGCGCGCGGCGACGATTCTCGCCCCGTCCCCCTGGTCCACACTCGAGCGAGCGTTATTGAGATCCGTCGTTATGTCTCAGACCACGCTCGCATCGCTCATGGGTTACGGCGCACGACGGCTGGTCGACCGGTCGATCGCGACGTTGCGCGCCTCGCTCTGGCGGCGCCACGTCGCCAACGTGCCGCACCGCGTCCTCTTTGCCCCCGAGACCCTGGGCGAGGCCGACGCCAACGTCGCCGGCGATATCTACGCCGGCGTCTTCGCGCTGGCGGGCGAGACGGTCGACACCGCGGGCCGCTCGCCCTTCTCCATCGAGCCGCCGACGGACGCCTGGGCCGAGGCGCTGCACGGCTTCGGCTGGCTGCACCACCTCGAGGCCAACGCCACCGAGCTGTCGTCCACCAACGCCCGCGCGCTGGTCGACGAATGGTTCGCCCACGCCTCCGTCAGCGAGATCGCCCACCGGCCGGACGTCACCGCCGAGCGGCTCGTCAACTGGCTCGTCCAGTCGCCGCTGCTCCTCAACGGCGCGGACCCGGCCTTCCGGCAGCGCTACATGCGCGCGCTCGGCCGCCACATGCGCCGCCTGGAGCGCATCCTGCCGGTCCAGCCGCGGGGAATGGCCCGGCTGAAGGTCGCCGCCGCGCTGGTCGTGGCGGGCTCGTCCATCGCCAACGAGCAGCGCCTCGCCCGCTGGGCGCTCGGCACCCTCGGCGACGTCGTGGCGACGGACATCCTGCCCGACGGCGGCCACGTCTCCCGCTCGCCCCAGACGCTGGTGGAGGCGCTGTCCTACCTGATCCCGGTTCGCGAGGCGCTGTTGCGGCGCCAGCAGGCGATCCCGGAGGTCCTTCGCGACGCCATCGACCGGATGCTCCCGATGCTGCGCTTCTTCGTCCACAGCGACGGGGCGCTCTCCACCTTCCACGGCGCCCGGCCGCTGCCGGCCTCCGCCCTCGAAAGCGCCTTCGCCTACGACGACGTGCGCGGCCAGCCGAGCGACAACGCGCGCTACAGCGGCTTTCAGCGCCTCGCCGCCGGCGGCACGGTGCTGCTCCTCGACACCGGAGTCGCGCCGCAGCCGCCGTTCGCGGACAAGGCGCACGCCTCGGCGCTCGCGGTCGAGCTCTCGCACGGGTCGCACCGCCTGCTGGTGAGCTGCGGCGCGCTCGGCACGGCGCGGGAGGAGTGGGACGCCGTCGGCCGTGCGACCGCGGCCCAGTCGACCCTCGTCGTCGACGACACCTCGTCCGCCAAGCTTCTGACGCGCTGGCCGCTGCGCCGCTGGTTCGGCCCGGTGCTCTACGCGGGTCCCACCGGCGTCGACGTCCGCCGCTCCGCCCTGACGGTGAAGGCCTCCCACGACGGCTACCTCGCCGCCTACGGCCTCGTCCACGAGCGCCGCATCACGCTCGGCGAGGACGGGCTGGCGATGATCGGCGAGGACCAGCTGATCGGTCAGGACCGGCTCGACGGGCGCGCATTCGCCATCCGCTTCCACATCGGACCCGACATCAAGCTGCGGATCGAGAAGGGGCGGCGGAAGGCTCTTCTGGTGCTTCCCGACCGCTCCCTTTGGCTCTTCGCGGTGGACGAGGGCCCCGATATCGCCGTCGAGGAGAGCATCGTGCTCGCAGACCAGCATCGCGTGCGACGCACATCACAGCTCGTGATTGCGGGTAATACGTTGACCGACGATACCGTCCGCTGGCACATCGCCCGGCATGCGCTGCCTCTCGGCGACGACACAGAGTAGTCCGGGACCGGGCTTTTCGCCGTCTCGCCAGGCCTCACCGATTTAGGAAACACAAATGACTGCCACTCCGGTGCGCCGGGCCCTCCTTTCCGTTTGGGACAAAACCGGCCTCGTCCCGTTCGCCGAGCGTTTGGTCAAACTCGGTGTGGAGCTGGTCTCCACCGGCGGCACCAGCCGCGCGCTCAAGGAGGCGGGACTTCCCGTCGTCGACGTCGCCGACATCACCAGGTTCCCCGAAATGCTGGACGGGCGCGTGAAGACGCTCCACCCGGGCGTCCACGGCGGCCTCCTCGCCGACCTCTCCAAGCCCGAGCACGTCGCAGCGCTCGAGGAGCACGGTATCGGCCCCATCGGTCTCGTCGTCTCGAACCTCTATCCGTTCGAGAACGCCATCGAGGCGGGCAAGTCCCCCGCCGAGCTGGTCGAGACGATCGACGTCGGCGGCCCCTCGATGACCCGCGGCGCGGCGAAGAACTTCGCCCACGTCGCCCTCGTGGTGGACCCGGACGACTACGACACCGTCGCCGAGGCGCTCGAAGCCGGCGGAACGACGCTGGCGCTGCGCCGCCGCCTCGCCGCGAAGGCCTTCGCACGCCTGGCCGCCTACGATTCCACCATCGCGGCGTGGATGGCCGAGACGACCGCGGCGGACGAGGTGTCGGTCGACCACCGCGTCTGGGCCGCGTTCGGCGGCAAGCGCGTCGCCGAGATGCGCTACGGCGAGAACCCGCACCAGTCCGCCGGCTTCTACCGCGCGGCGGGCGGCGGCGGCATCGCGTCGGCGAGGATCGTCCAGGGCAAGGCGCTCTCCTACAACAACGTCGCCGACGGTGACGCGGCGCTCGCCGCCGTGGCCGACTTCGGGGACGATGTCGCCGCCGTCGTCGTCAAGCACGCCAACCCGTGCGGCATCGCGATCGCCGGCGACCTCGCCGAAGCCTACGAGCAGGCTCGCCTGTGCGACCCGGTGTCGGCGTTCGGCGGTGTCGTCGCGCTCTCCCGCCCGCTCGACAAGGCGACGGCCGAGAAGATCGCCGCGATCTTCACCGAGGTGGTGATCGCCCCCGGCGCGACGGACGAGGCGCTCGCCGTCCTCGCCACGAAGCCGAACGTGCGCCTCCTGCTGGTGGACGGGCTGCCGAGCCTGTCGGGCACCATGGTGCGCTCGGTCGGTGGCGGCCTGCTGGTGCAGTCGGCGGACGACGGCCGTGTCGCCCGCGAGGCGATGACCGTCGCTACCCGCCGCGCGCCGACCGAGGCGGAGTGGGCGGACCTCGCCTTCGCCTGGCGCGCGGTGAAGCACGTCAAGTCGAACGCCATCGTCTACGCCAGGGACCGCCGCACGGTGGGCGTCGGCGCCGGGCAGATGAGCCGCGTCGACTCGGCCCGCATCGCCGCATGGAAGGCCGCCGACGCTGCGAAGGAAGCGGGCGAGGCCGAGACCCGCACCAAGGGCTCCGTTGCCGCGTCCGACGCCTTCTTCCCGTTCGCGGACGGGCTGGAGACGATCGTCGCCGCCGGCGCCACGGCGGTCATCCAGCCGGGCGGGTCGCGCCGTGACGACGAGGTCATCGCCGCCGCCGACGCCGCCGGCATCGCCATGGTCATGACCGGGATGCGCCACTTCCGGCACTGACCGGAACGCCGCGCCCGAACGCGAGGAGCCATGCGATGGGGCCGTTCCGCTCGACGCGAGCGCTCGACGACGGCGCCGCCGCATGGCCCTCGACAGCCATCTGCCGGGGCCTGATGTCGCCGAGCGTCCTTGCGCCCCGGCCCCTTGCCCGGCTCGGCGCCGTGCCCGGACGGCGACTCGGGCCCGGCGCGGTGGCGGGCCGACGCCCGGTGACCGGCCAGTGACCCGCACGGACGGCAGCGACAACGTCGCCCTCGCGGTGGCGACGATCCTGGTGGTCTGCCTCGCGCTCTCGCTGGGCGACGCGATCATCAAGTCGGTCGCGGCCTCGTTCGCGATGGCGCAGATCTTCGTCCTGCGCTCCGTGTTGGTGCTGCCGGTGCTCCTCGTGATCGGCGCACTGCGCGGACAGCAAGTTCTGACCCTCGACCCGTACGCGCTCCTGCGCAGCCTGTGCCTGACGGTGATGTGGGTCGCCTACTATGCGGCGCTGCCGCACCTGCCGCTCGCCGTCGCCGCGGCCGCCTACTACACGCTGCCGCTCTTCATCACCCTGTTCTCCGCCGCGCTGGGGCTGGAGCGGATCGGCGCGCGCGGCTGGATCGCGGTCGCGATGGGGTTCGCGGGCGTCCTCGTTGTGCTGCGGCCGGGGGCGGCGGCGATCGACCCGTGGACGCTGGTGCCGCTCCTGTCGGCGATGCTGTACGCAGCGGCGATGATCATCACCCGGACACGCCTTCGACACGCGGCGCCGGTGGCCCTGGCGGTCAACCTCAACGCGACGTTCGTCGTCGCGGGGCTCGCCGCGACCGCGCTCAACCTCGCCGGGGTCACAGCCGCCGACAACTTCATGCTCGCGCCCTGGACGGTCATGGGACCGCGCGAGTGGGGCGCCATCGCGATCCTCGCGGCGGTGATGATCGGCTCCAGCGTCGGGACGGCCTTCGCCTACCAGACCGGGCCGGCGTCCGTCCTCGGCACCTTCGACTTCTCCTACGTGGCCTACGCCGTCCTCTGGGGCATCCTCTTCTTCGGCGACGTCCCGGACGCGGTGACCTTCCTCGGCATCGCCACCATCGTCGCCGCCGGCATCCTCGCGGTCCGGCGCCCGCGCGGCAGCGCCGAGACTGCCGCGTGTCCGGAGTGAAGACGCCGGAACCCTATGCTCAGTTGGCGAGGTTGGGGATCGCCCAGAAGAACGTCTCGCCGGAAGAATCGTCCACGCCGTCGTTGTCCGTCACCACGTAGGCGGTGCCGTCGGCAGTGATGGCGAGGCCCTCGACCTTGTCCACCACGTAGCCGTTGAACGACTTGAGGTCGGGGATCAGGTCGCGCACCAGCGTCTTGTCGATCTCCGGCAGCTCGCCCTCCAGCGGCGCCGGGCGCAGCGCTTTCAGCGCCACCGAGTAGATGCGCTTGACCTTCGCCGCACCGCCGATCTGGTTGTCGCGCTCGATGATGAAGGCCCGGTCGCCGTGGACGGCGATGTCGGAGAGGCCCATCCAGCCCGTCTCGGCCTTGTCGAGGGGGTAATGCACGCCGCCCCAGGTCCCTTCCGTCGTGTCGTAGGACACGAGCTTGACCATCCCCGTCGGATCGTCGCCCCACTCGCGCTGCATCGTGATCCAGAGCGTGTCGCCGACCATCTCCACGCCCTCGGCGCCGAAGCGGGTCTCGCCCTCCAGCAGCACGTCCGGGAAGGGGACGGTCTCGATGATCACCCCGTCGTCGTCGACATGGACGAGCCGGTGCGGCACGTCCTTGTCGTCGTTGCCCTCGGAGGCGAGCCAGAAACCGCCTTCGCCGTCCAGCGTCACGCCCTCGAGGTCGAGGTGGTCGGCAGGAGCGCCGTCGCGGGTGACAAGTAGCGCCCTGGTGATGACGGCGGGAGTCTGTGTCGCGTCGATGGTGAAGATTGTGGGCTGCGACTTGTAGAACGAGTCGTTGACCGCATAGAGCGTGCCGGGCGCCGCGGGGTCGGCGTCGAGGCCGGAGAGCGCGCCCCAGCCGATCGGCGTCGCGCCCTGCGAGCCGGAGACGATGGTCGGGTAGGCCGGCGCCGCATCCTCGAGGGCGTAGATCATGACGTGCGAGCGGGCGCCGCCGTCCTCGCCGAGGTCGGCCTCGTTGGCGGTCGCGAGGAGCCCGCGGGAGGGGATCGCCACCGCACCCTCGGGCGCGATGCCGGAGGGAACGATCCCGCTCAGCACCGGCGTCTCGCCCGACAGGTCGTAGACGGCGACGAGCGAGCCGCGCTCGGAGAGGACGAAGAGGTAGGGCGTGTCGCCATAGGTGCCGAACGCGAGGCCCTCCGGCTCGCCGCCCTTGTTCTCGGAGCGCTTCTCCGGGTAGTGGCCGGCGCGCGCGAGGGCGTACTCGAGCTCCGTGCCGCTGTCCCAGACGAGGGTGCCGTCGCGCTCGAAGATCGAAACCGTGCGGCCGCCACCCTCGTAGTCGCCCTCGTTGGCGATGGCGACGCGGTCCTCGGAGACCCACACGATCGCGTCCGGCTCGCGCTTCATCTCGATGGAGCCGGAGAAGGTGAGGGCGCCTTCCTCCTCGGTGTCGACGCCGTCGAGCGCGACCGTGCCGGCGGAGAAGTGGCTCTTCACCGTCCCGTCGGCGCCGACGATGACGATGTGGTTGTTCTCCTGCAGGGTCACCGCGATGTCGCCGGCGGCGTTGATGGAGACGAATTCGGGCTCCGGATCCTCCGGTGCGACCTCGGCGAGGCCGGTGAGGTCGACGACGTTCAGCCGGTCGCAGTCCGGCCCGTCCGCGCCGAACGGGACGAGGACGAGGCTGCCGGGCGGCATCTGCGGGATGACGCCGTCCTCGAAGTCCTCGTCGCGCTCGTTCTCGATCGCGACGGCGAGGAAGGAGCCGTCCGGGGCGACGGCGATGGAATCGGGCTGCCCCGGAAGGTCGCAGGACTCGGACACCTCGCGCGTCCGGATGTCGACGAGCTGCAGGAGGCCCGACGGGTTGGTGTAGCTTTCGGAGAGGTTCACCGCGACGTAGGCGATGCCGTCCTTGACGGTGACGGACGTCGGCTCGCCGAGCACGCCGGCAGAGCCGCCCGCCTTCGGGTTCGCGGGGTCGGAGATGTCGACGAAGCCGACGGACTGGTTGGGGCTGTCGGAGTAGACCAGCGTCATGCCGTCGGCGGTCGCGGCGATAATCTCCGCCGACGTCTCGGTCGACGGGTCGGTGCCTTCCGGAAGGTTCTGCGCGACGGGGAAGCTCGCGATGCGGTTGAACGCTTCGGCCTCGGCCTGACCGGCGACGGCGCACAGGAGCGCCGCGGTGACAAGGGACGTCGTCTTCATCGCGAACCTTCGGGTGGTGTGACGGCCGCACTGTTAGAGCGGTTGGATGATAGGTTTATGACGGATCTGTGTCGCCGGCCCTTCCGTCACTTGCGCGCGGCACGACCCACGGTGGCATAGATTGCGGCGCCCCATGCCCACCAACGGTGCCCGGGCGACCTACCTTCGGGGCACGCTTGTCGGCTAAGTCTTCGTAGGAATTGCTACCTTGCGACCGAACCCGTCGGTCGCTGCGGCGCACGACGGTGACAGATTTGTGATCGGCGGAGAGGAGGTTTGACAATCCTACGTTTCAATTAGTTCCAATTTGATGTAAATTATCTTTCCATTAGTTAGCGGGAGGGTGCCGATGATTGCCTGGGAAATCCATGGCCGTGAGCTGGCCAACTGCAACTGTTCGTACGGATGCCCATGTCAATTCAATGCGTTGCCGACGCATGGGGCGTGCGAGGCGGCCGTCGGCTTCGAGATCGAACGCGGTCACTACGGTGACGTGAAGCTCGACGGGCTGCGAATGGCCAGCATCTACAAGTGGCCGGGACCCGTCCATGAGGGCAACGGCGAGATGCAGATCATCGTCGACGAGAGTGCGACGCCCGAGCAGCGCGACGCGCTCGAGAAGATCATGACCGGGTCCGACACGAACGACATGGCCACCATGTGGTGGATCTTCTCCGCGATGTCGCCGACCAAGCACCCGACCCTTTCGGTGCCGATCAAGACGGAGATCGACATCGACGGGCGGACCGGCAGCATCTCCGTGCCGGGCGTGTTCAGGATCACCGCCGAGCCGATCAGGAACCCGATCACCGGTATCCCGCATCAGGTCCGCATCAATCTCCCGCACGGCTTCGAGTACGAGACCGCCGAGATCGGGAGCGGCAGCACGACGACCGAGGGGGTCATCTCGCTGCCGAACAACAAGGCGACGTACGCCCAGTTCGCCGAGCTTCACCTCGGCAA harbors:
- the purH gene encoding bifunctional phosphoribosylaminoimidazolecarboxamide formyltransferase/IMP cyclohydrolase: MTATPVRRALLSVWDKTGLVPFAERLVKLGVELVSTGGTSRALKEAGLPVVDVADITRFPEMLDGRVKTLHPGVHGGLLADLSKPEHVAALEEHGIGPIGLVVSNLYPFENAIEAGKSPAELVETIDVGGPSMTRGAAKNFAHVALVVDPDDYDTVAEALEAGGTTLALRRRLAAKAFARLAAYDSTIAAWMAETTAADEVSVDHRVWAAFGGKRVAEMRYGENPHQSAGFYRAAGGGGIASARIVQGKALSYNNVADGDAALAAVADFGDDVAAVVVKHANPCGIAIAGDLAEAYEQARLCDPVSAFGGVVALSRPLDKATAEKIAAIFTEVVIAPGATDEALAVLATKPNVRLLLVDGLPSLSGTMVRSVGGGLLVQSADDGRVAREAMTVATRRAPTEAEWADLAFAWRAVKHVKSNAIVYARDRRTVGVGAGQMSRVDSARIAAWKAADAAKEAGEAETRTKGSVAASDAFFPFADGLETIVAAGATAVIQPGGSRRDDEVIAAADAAGIAMVMTGMRHFRH
- a CDS encoding esterase-like activity of phytase family protein is translated as MKTTSLVTAALLCAVAGQAEAEAFNRIASFPVAQNLPEGTDPSTETSAEIIAATADGMTLVYSDSPNQSVGFVDISDPANPKAGGSAGVLGEPTSVTVKDGIAYVAVNLSESYTNPSGLLQLVDIRTREVSESCDLPGQPDSIAVAPDGSFLAVAIENERDEDFEDGVIPQMPPGSLVLVPFGADGPDCDRLNVVDLTGLAEVAPEDPEPEFVSINAAGDIAVTLQENNHIVIVGADGTVKSHFSAGTVALDGVDTEEEGALTFSGSIEMKREPDAIVWVSEDRVAIANEGDYEGGGRTVSIFERDGTLVWDSGTELEYALARAGHYPEKRSENKGGEPEGLAFGTYGDTPYLFVLSERGSLVAVYDLSGETPVLSGIVPSGIAPEGAVAIPSRGLLATANEADLGEDGGARSHVMIYALEDAAPAYPTIVSGSQGATPIGWGALSGLDADPAAPGTLYAVNDSFYKSQPTIFTIDATQTPAVITRALLVTRDGAPADHLDLEGVTLDGEGGFWLASEGNDDKDVPHRLVHVDDDGVIIETVPFPDVLLEGETRFGAEGVEMVGDTLWITMQREWGDDPTGMVKLVSYDTTEGTWGGVHYPLDKAETGWMGLSDIAVHGDRAFIIERDNQIGGAAKVKRIYSVALKALRPAPLEGELPEIDKTLVRDLIPDLKSFNGYVVDKVEGLAITADGTAYVVTDNDGVDDSSGETFFWAIPNLAN
- a CDS encoding DUF1326 domain-containing protein — translated: MIAWEIHGRELANCNCSYGCPCQFNALPTHGACEAAVGFEIERGHYGDVKLDGLRMASIYKWPGPVHEGNGEMQIIVDESATPEQRDALEKIMTGSDTNDMATMWWIFSAMSPTKHPTLSVPIKTEIDIDGRTGSISVPGVFRITAEPIRNPITGIPHQVRINLPHGFEYETAEIGSGSTTTEGVISLPNNKATYAQFAELHLGNSGVIRAAA
- a CDS encoding DMT family transporter; this translates as MTRTDGSDNVALAVATILVVCLALSLGDAIIKSVAASFAMAQIFVLRSVLVLPVLLVIGALRGQQVLTLDPYALLRSLCLTVMWVAYYAALPHLPLAVAAAAYYTLPLFITLFSAALGLERIGARGWIAVAMGFAGVLVVLRPGAAAIDPWTLVPLLSAMLYAAAMIITRTRLRHAAPVALAVNLNATFVVAGLAATALNLAGVTAADNFMLAPWTVMGPREWGAIAILAAVMIGSSVGTAFAYQTGPASVLGTFDFSYVAYAVLWGILFFGDVPDAVTFLGIATIVAAGILAVRRPRGSAETAACPE
- a CDS encoding RsmB/NOP family class I SAM-dependent RNA methyltransferase codes for the protein MAQQNAHRRNRARPPKTTGTDPRAIATTIVDAVCEAHTPLAYALEEVAPAAGRLEPRDAALARAIARVTVRRRGDIDWCLSQLMTKKLPRKANEVRAVLRMSAAQLLFMRQADHAAVNTAVALLKSKPGGAGFAGLANAVLRRMVRERDSLLATLPLEANTPAWLWSRWVASWGADAAAALAAIHREEPTLDLAFAGPDVPRPEGSVALPTGGARLPASDVTAIDGYGEGGWWVQDAAAQLPALVVGDVAGKRVLDMCAAPGGKTMQLAAAGATVTAMEIDPDRAERLRENLARTRLSDRVEVVVADAMDAEGSFDAVLLDAPCSATGTLRRQPDVAFSKSEKDIGLLAHLQKNLLRRAAECVAPGGILVYATCSIEPDEGERQVEFARSALPSLALAPIPEGAASPFVTAEGVMRTLPSMSIGGERGLDGFFAARFQRTA
- a CDS encoding heparinase II/III family protein, with amino-acid sequence MSQTTLASLMGYGARRLVDRSIATLRASLWRRHVANVPHRVLFAPETLGEADANVAGDIYAGVFALAGETVDTAGRSPFSIEPPTDAWAEALHGFGWLHHLEANATELSSTNARALVDEWFAHASVSEIAHRPDVTAERLVNWLVQSPLLLNGADPAFRQRYMRALGRHMRRLERILPVQPRGMARLKVAAALVVAGSSIANEQRLARWALGTLGDVVATDILPDGGHVSRSPQTLVEALSYLIPVREALLRRQQAIPEVLRDAIDRMLPMLRFFVHSDGALSTFHGARPLPASALESAFAYDDVRGQPSDNARYSGFQRLAAGGTVLLLDTGVAPQPPFADKAHASALAVELSHGSHRLLVSCGALGTAREEWDAVGRATAAQSTLVVDDTSSAKLLTRWPLRRWFGPVLYAGPTGVDVRRSALTVKASHDGYLAAYGLVHERRITLGEDGLAMIGEDQLIGQDRLDGRAFAIRFHIGPDIKLRIEKGRRKALLVLPDRSLWLFAVDEGPDIAVEESIVLADQHRVRRTSQLVIAGNTLTDDTVRWHIARHALPLGDDTE